In Streptomyces dangxiongensis, one DNA window encodes the following:
- a CDS encoding cytochrome P450, which yields MTAVGVIRGTTTDRRAVIPLLRRLRSAEGQADPLPVWQELRALGDVVPAPWGGYFVTGFDACSQVLRGRDWLAPDFAWQERQADTARWRDPSTREMTRTLSRLNAPAHTVQRRALGNLFDRGTLEALRPRITAHVTRLLDRLDARLRAHGEADFATTVSDRLPIRTVGQWLGIPAGHYPRILDFTHRQVHAQELLPTKSELAISARATREMRAYFTALLAHRRAHPGDDVLSGWIRYWDAQYPADRTTADQTLYDLTMFITIASLETTATLLSNAVWFLTQDPARADRLRRHPEHVDDAIEESLRYDPPIHLNSRVAAADTVLAGVPVAKDATVHVLYGAANHDPRRNENPHVFDMLRRGGHLTFGGGAHYCLGSGLARLEARILLTELLERFPTLRPAAGPTYANRMVFRRVTSLKVTT from the coding sequence GTGACCGCCGTCGGCGTCATACGCGGTACCACCACGGACCGCCGAGCCGTCATTCCCCTCCTCCGACGCCTGCGTTCGGCCGAAGGACAGGCCGACCCCCTCCCCGTCTGGCAGGAGTTGCGCGCACTGGGCGATGTGGTGCCCGCTCCCTGGGGCGGGTACTTCGTCACCGGGTTCGACGCCTGCAGCCAGGTCCTGCGGGGCAGGGACTGGCTCGCACCGGACTTCGCCTGGCAGGAGCGCCAAGCGGACACGGCACGCTGGCGGGACCCGTCGACGCGGGAGATGACGAGGACGCTGTCCCGGCTCAACGCCCCCGCGCACACCGTCCAGCGCCGCGCCCTGGGCAATCTCTTCGACCGCGGCACCCTGGAGGCCCTGCGGCCCCGGATCACCGCCCACGTCACCCGGCTCCTGGACCGCCTCGACGCCCGACTGCGCGCCCACGGCGAGGCCGACTTCGCCACCACGGTGAGCGACCGGCTCCCGATCCGCACCGTCGGCCAGTGGCTCGGCATCCCGGCCGGGCACTACCCACGCATCCTGGACTTCACCCACCGGCAGGTCCACGCCCAGGAACTCCTCCCCACCAAGAGCGAACTGGCGATCTCGGCGCGGGCCACCCGGGAGATGCGGGCCTACTTCACCGCCCTCCTCGCCCACCGGCGCGCCCACCCCGGCGACGACGTCCTGAGCGGCTGGATCCGCTACTGGGACGCCCAGTACCCCGCCGACCGCACGACCGCCGACCAGACGCTGTACGACCTGACGATGTTCATCACCATCGCCTCCCTGGAGACCACCGCGACCCTGCTGAGCAACGCGGTGTGGTTCCTCACCCAGGACCCCGCACGGGCCGACCGGCTGCGCCGGCACCCCGAACACGTCGACGACGCCATCGAGGAGTCGTTGCGCTACGACCCGCCGATCCACCTCAACTCCCGTGTCGCCGCCGCCGACACGGTCCTCGCCGGCGTGCCCGTCGCCAAGGACGCCACCGTCCACGTCCTCTACGGCGCCGCCAACCACGACCCGCGCCGCAACGAGAACCCGCACGTGTTCGACATGCTCCGCAGGGGCGGCCACCTCACCTTCGGCGGCGGGGCCCACTACTGCCTCGGCTCGGGACTGGCCCGCCTGGAGGCCCGGATCCTGCTCACCGAGCTGCTGGAACGATTCCCCACCCTGCGGCCGGCCGCAGGACCGACCTACGCGAACCGGATGGTCTTCCGGCGCGTGACCTCCCTGAAAGTGACGACATGA
- a CDS encoding enoyl-CoA hydratase/isomerase family protein, which yields MTALPLTAFPAGPVRQTLRTRREGAVLTVELNTPAEGNTVTDALLDDLLAVLQDQDPAVRVLVLAGSGDDFCLGGDRGEFGRHLAHDPTGSGIRLSGAKARRVCDALTGNPAVTIARVQGKAVGAGLALALACDLRVGSEDATFRLPELALGLPTAWGGLLPRLISEVGAARVRELVLTGRAFTAAEALSLSVLQKVVPAHELDAAVDAWAGPVVRRPPAALRVTKALLNSLSAGSRLADTSALDAELMAAVVAEVHHSRGIV from the coding sequence ATGACCGCCCTCCCCCTCACGGCCTTCCCGGCCGGCCCCGTACGGCAGACCCTGCGGACCCGCCGCGAGGGCGCCGTCCTCACCGTCGAGCTGAACACCCCGGCGGAGGGCAACACCGTCACCGACGCCCTGCTGGACGACCTTCTGGCGGTCCTCCAGGACCAGGACCCGGCGGTCCGGGTACTCGTGCTCGCCGGCAGCGGGGACGACTTCTGTCTGGGCGGGGACCGCGGCGAGTTCGGCCGGCACCTCGCCCACGACCCCACGGGCAGCGGCATCCGCCTGTCGGGGGCCAAGGCGCGGCGCGTCTGCGACGCCCTGACCGGGAACCCGGCCGTCACCATCGCCCGCGTCCAGGGCAAGGCCGTCGGAGCGGGCCTCGCCCTCGCGCTCGCCTGTGACCTGCGCGTCGGGTCCGAGGACGCGACCTTCCGGCTGCCCGAACTCGCCCTGGGGCTGCCCACCGCCTGGGGTGGTCTCCTGCCCCGCCTCATCAGCGAGGTCGGTGCCGCCCGCGTCCGCGAACTCGTCCTGACCGGCCGGGCCTTCACCGCGGCGGAAGCCCTGTCCCTGTCCGTCCTGCAGAAGGTCGTGCCCGCCCACGAGCTGGACGCGGCCGTCGACGCGTGGGCCGGGCCCGTCGTCCGCCGCCCCCCGGCGGCACTGCGCGTCACCAAGGCCCTGCTCAACTCGCTGTCCGCCGGCTCGCGCCTGGCCGACACCTCCGCGCTGGACGCGGAACTGATGGCAGCGGTCGTGGCCGAGGTGCACCACTCCCGCGGCATCGTCTGA
- a CDS encoding DeoR/GlpR family DNA-binding transcription regulator has product MSENQNLLAEQRRALILDEVRRRGGVRVNELTRKLGVSDMTVRRDLDTLARQGMLEKVHGGAVPVVEASTHEPGFEAKSGLELTAKEDIARAAAGLVAPGAAIALSGGTTTYALAQHLLEVPDLTVVTNSLRVADVFHAAQRTSGQRQGAATVVLTGGVRTPSDSLVGPVADQAIATLHFDLLFLGVHGISMEAGLSTPNLAEAETNRRLVHSARRVVVVADHTKWGTVGLSSFATLAQVDTLVTDGGLAAQARAEISEHLRVVVAGEPGVGDGDI; this is encoded by the coding sequence GTGAGTGAGAATCAGAACCTCCTCGCGGAGCAGCGCCGCGCCCTGATCCTGGACGAGGTCCGCCGCCGGGGCGGTGTGCGGGTCAACGAACTGACCCGCAAGCTGGGTGTGTCGGACATGACCGTGCGCCGCGACCTGGACACGCTCGCCCGGCAGGGGATGCTGGAGAAGGTGCACGGCGGTGCCGTGCCGGTGGTCGAGGCGAGCACCCACGAGCCGGGGTTCGAGGCGAAGTCGGGGCTGGAGCTGACCGCCAAGGAGGACATCGCGCGTGCCGCCGCCGGGCTGGTCGCGCCGGGTGCGGCGATCGCCCTGTCGGGTGGCACGACGACGTACGCGCTCGCCCAGCATCTGCTGGAGGTGCCCGACCTGACCGTGGTGACGAACTCACTGCGGGTCGCGGACGTCTTCCACGCGGCTCAGCGCACCTCGGGGCAGCGGCAGGGGGCGGCGACGGTGGTGCTGACCGGCGGGGTGCGCACGCCGTCGGACTCGCTGGTGGGGCCGGTGGCCGACCAGGCGATCGCCACCCTCCACTTCGACCTGCTGTTCCTCGGTGTGCACGGCATATCGATGGAGGCCGGGCTGTCCACGCCGAACCTCGCGGAGGCCGAGACCAACCGGCGGCTGGTGCATTCCGCGCGCCGGGTCGTGGTGGTCGCCGACCACACCAAGTGGGGCACGGTGGGCCTGAGTTCCTTCGCCACGCTGGCGCAGGTGGACACGCTGGTGACCGACGGGGGCTTGGCCGCGCAGGCGCGCGCGGAGATCTCCGAGCACCTGCGTGTGGTGGTGGCGGGCGAGCCCGGTGTAGGCGACGGGGACATCTGA
- a CDS encoding right-handed parallel beta-helix repeat-containing protein has translation MAQGTVQVTHTGTSRWRRRTGEYASLAAALEAAADGDVLTVAPGTYRENLVIERAVTLRGPEGSSGSVRLAPVDGVPLTVRASAVVQDLHVEGQDAAAPAVLVEEGTPELMDVRVVTRSAAGIEVRGGARPTVRRCTVDNPAGIGITVLDGGSGVFEECEVVAAGQAGVAVRGGAHPRLERCRVHHASGTGLTVTGENSALEAVGCEVYEVRGSGVQVTERATAHLTDCDVHRTTGDGITLDTDAVLTLADCRIHDIPENAVDLRSRSVLTLTRTTVRQFGRNGLSVWDPGTRVDANQCEIFDSTGDYPAVWVSDGATAVLDSCRVHDVPDALFVLDRGSRADVVDSDLSQVRNTAVSVSDGATAQLDDCRIRDAATGAWFRDHGSGGTLNNCSLDGTQTGVIVTKGADPTIERCTVGSPSEAGFYVSAGGRGNFLNCRVSGSGGYGFHVLDGCRTTLRRCRTERCARGGYEFADGGPDAGPGTGPVVEDCTSDESGGPRPPAPREAAGQTVPQGTGLLGAIPGQQTAEREPPVAVGQPEPEPPQRSSKDVLGELDALVGLESVKREVRALTDMIEVGRRRQRAGLKAASVKRHLVFTGSPGTGKTTVARLYGEILASLGVLEKGHLVEVSRVDLVGEHIGSTAIRTQEAFQRARGGVLFIDEAYALSPQDAGRDFGKEAIDTLVKLMEDQRDAVVVIVAGYTAEMERFLSVNPGVASRFSRTITFGDYGPEELLRIVEQQADEHEYRLAPGACEALLKYFTAIPKGPAFGNGRTARQTFEAMVERHASRVAQLADPTTDDLTLLFGEDLPDLP, from the coding sequence ATGGCACAGGGCACGGTCCAGGTGACGCACACCGGTACTTCGCGGTGGCGGCGCCGCACGGGTGAGTACGCGTCGCTCGCCGCCGCCCTGGAGGCCGCCGCCGACGGCGACGTCCTCACCGTCGCTCCCGGCACGTACCGGGAGAACCTCGTCATCGAGCGGGCGGTGACGCTCCGTGGGCCCGAGGGGTCCTCCGGTTCGGTGCGGCTCGCGCCGGTGGACGGGGTGCCGCTCACCGTGCGGGCCTCGGCCGTGGTGCAGGACCTGCACGTGGAGGGCCAGGACGCGGCGGCGCCCGCGGTGCTGGTCGAGGAGGGCACGCCCGAGCTGATGGACGTGCGCGTCGTCACCCGGTCGGCCGCCGGCATCGAGGTGCGCGGCGGTGCCCGCCCGACCGTGCGCCGCTGCACCGTCGACAACCCGGCCGGCATCGGTATCACCGTGCTCGACGGCGGCAGCGGCGTGTTCGAGGAGTGCGAGGTCGTCGCGGCAGGACAGGCGGGCGTGGCGGTCCGCGGCGGAGCGCATCCGCGGCTGGAGCGCTGCCGCGTGCACCACGCCTCCGGCACCGGTCTGACCGTGACCGGCGAGAACTCCGCGCTGGAGGCGGTGGGTTGCGAGGTCTACGAGGTGCGCGGCTCCGGGGTGCAGGTCACCGAGCGGGCCACCGCGCACCTGACCGACTGCGATGTGCACCGCACCACCGGCGACGGCATCACCCTGGACACGGACGCGGTGCTCACGCTCGCCGACTGCCGCATCCACGACATCCCGGAGAACGCGGTCGACCTGCGCTCCCGCTCGGTGCTCACCCTGACCAGGACGACGGTCCGTCAGTTCGGGCGCAACGGCCTGTCGGTGTGGGATCCCGGGACCCGGGTGGACGCCAACCAGTGCGAGATCTTCGACAGCACCGGTGACTACCCGGCGGTGTGGGTGAGCGACGGCGCCACCGCCGTCCTCGACTCCTGCCGGGTGCACGACGTGCCGGACGCGCTGTTCGTGCTGGACCGCGGTTCCCGCGCGGACGTCGTGGACAGCGACCTGTCCCAGGTGCGCAACACGGCCGTCTCGGTGAGCGACGGGGCGACCGCGCAACTGGACGACTGCCGGATCCGGGACGCGGCCACCGGTGCCTGGTTCCGCGACCACGGCAGCGGCGGCACGCTCAACAACTGCAGCCTGGACGGCACCCAGACGGGTGTGATCGTCACCAAGGGCGCGGACCCGACCATCGAGCGCTGCACGGTCGGCTCCCCCTCGGAGGCCGGTTTCTACGTGTCCGCGGGCGGCCGGGGCAACTTCCTGAACTGCCGGGTCAGCGGCAGCGGCGGGTACGGCTTCCATGTGCTCGACGGCTGCCGTACGACGCTGCGCAGATGCCGTACGGAACGGTGCGCCCGCGGTGGGTACGAGTTCGCCGACGGCGGCCCGGACGCGGGGCCCGGCACGGGACCGGTGGTGGAGGACTGCACCAGCGACGAGAGCGGGGGCCCACGGCCGCCCGCGCCCCGTGAGGCGGCCGGGCAGACGGTGCCGCAGGGCACCGGTCTGCTGGGCGCGATCCCCGGGCAGCAGACCGCGGAGCGGGAGCCGCCCGTCGCCGTCGGGCAACCGGAGCCTGAGCCGCCGCAGCGTTCGTCGAAGGACGTGCTCGGGGAACTCGACGCGCTGGTGGGTCTGGAGAGCGTCAAGCGCGAGGTGCGCGCGCTGACCGACATGATCGAGGTGGGCCGGCGCCGGCAGCGGGCCGGTCTGAAGGCGGCTTCCGTCAAGCGCCACCTGGTCTTCACGGGCTCCCCCGGTACCGGCAAGACGACCGTCGCCCGGCTCTACGGCGAGATCCTCGCCTCCCTCGGTGTGCTGGAGAAGGGCCATCTGGTCGAGGTGTCCCGGGTCGACCTGGTCGGGGAGCACATCGGTTCCACGGCGATCCGCACCCAGGAGGCGTTCCAGCGGGCGCGCGGCGGGGTGCTGTTCATCGACGAGGCGTACGCGCTGTCCCCGCAGGACGCCGGGCGGGACTTCGGCAAGGAGGCCATCGACACGCTGGTGAAGCTGATGGAGGACCAGCGGGACGCGGTGGTGGTGATCGTCGCTGGGTACACCGCGGAGATGGAGCGCTTCCTCTCCGTCAACCCCGGTGTGGCTTCCCGCTTCTCCCGCACCATCACCTTCGGCGACTACGGCCCCGAGGAGCTGCTGCGGATCGTTGAGCAGCAGGCGGACGAGCACGAGTACCGGCTGGCCCCGGGTGCCTGCGAGGCCCTGCTGAAGTACTTCACCGCGATTCCGAAGGGGCCCGCGTTCGGCAACGGCCGTACCGCCCGGCAGACGTTCGAGGCGATGGTGGAGCGGCATGCGAGCCGGGTCGCCCAGCTCGCCGACCCGACCACCGACGATCTGACGCTGCTGTTCGGGGAGGACCTGCCGGACCTGCCGTGA